In Ciconia boyciana chromosome 5, ASM3463844v1, whole genome shotgun sequence, the DNA window ctctAGAGGCGGAGAAAGAAGTATCATGTTACAGATGCTGACATTTCCTCTGTAAGGGAGTTTTCCTCTGAATTTGCCTAACTTAGGCAGATtggggtgatttttttaatgtgaaggtCTGCTTTAGActgagctttttatttattctatattttttaatttcaggcaAAGTGATTCAGCTGTTTTCAAGAATTAAGCTAGGGCAAAAAATAGTGTTTCAGCTAAGTTAAAAATTCTAAGTAAGAGGATAAAAAGACGTAATTAAGAACTGTACGTACAGGAACTGAGGCAGGAATCTTGTGGGAATACTTTCTACATAGGCTTCTACTGGAGATAATGTAAAAAAACAATTTGGATAGGCAATGTTTAATtagaaaaactttcaaaatggTAAAAGCCCATAACTACTCTgaattaaaggctttttttgacTAATGAGTTTCAGAATTGCCCGCAGATTCTTCcttgaaagaaataaagtaaaaaaaatagaataaccTTTTTAACAACGAAAGAACTTCCatgaaaaggataaaataaatgtagGAGCAAGGTCTACACAGTCTGTGGCAGGACTGCAATCCTTGCCTTGTGATTTACATGCATTGCACAGGGGTTTTGTGCTGGTTTAGTCCTCTAATCACAGATTCTGTGTCTTTGCTCAGCTGCTTTAATAGACTTAAATTGCAGCTGGTTAGGTTAGGtttaaggaaaaacaacttTCTGATAGTAAAAATAGCTAAACACCTGAAATTCCTTGTTGTGGAAGGTTATTGAAATTCCATTACTGGAATTTCCTTCAAGTACCCTTGAAGGAAGTATCCTTCAACAGATACCTGTCAGGAATGGCTTGGGATTGTGTACAGAGATTGAAAACAGTTGAGGCTGCCTCTGAGCAGCAGTATGTATTAGATGATCTTGTTGGCTTACACCAGCCTATGTCATTGCGTTAAAAGGAAATCTTCTGTATGACATTTCCCTGTATGAAGTGTTCAGAAGGCACAGAGGCACTCCTACACTTTCTGGCTGTTCTCTCCACCATGTGAACACTTCCAGGGGTGGGTTTGCATGAAGGAAAGAATTGACGCCAGGCTTTCCTATTGGAGTTGAATCATCAAATCATTATAGAAAAGTTGCAATTTAATAAGTTGTATCACACTGaataaggcaaaaaaatacaCATCCTCGGCTCTTAAATGGTAGtgatatttcaataaaaatgaagcCCGCTTGGGGAACTAAAAATCTAATTTGTTATCAATATGTAATGGCAAACACAATAACTAGCTGAATCTTGAATGACTTTAGCAGTGATAGGAGTGCTGGGTTTTAACATGTTGTTTCAAACTCAGTTTAATAGCTAAATTGTTCTGCTGTGCCAGGTTCAAAGGATATGAAATGTACATGTACAATTACATGTAGTGACCAAAGATATCAATTATATTACACTGATAGAAATGTAAAAGTAAAAGAAGATCCACCGTGGTGTGTAGAAGTTCGCACTGGCAAACAAGATGTTCTCTTAGGTGGTCACggctcttctctttcccatccATCTTACTCCTCCCGTcctatttcccttttttaaaatcataattcagaattaaattCTGAACACCTCAGAGGGCAGGCAGTGTAGTATATGATGtctgaatttttacttttttaaaagtttacctTAACAGAATTATATGAGATTCTGtaacaaaacaccaaaactaACCCCATTGTAAGAAAATGCCTTGTCAGGGAACAAAACAAGGAGGGCTTAGTAGGTTTTTCTGCCTCAAAATCCCATTGTTACTGTTCTTTGAGGAAGCGTGGCATGTGTTTGGGAGGCTCTCTGGGATAAGTAGACATATCTTTGTAACTTAACTGACCATAAGATTGTGATAGATGTCATGCAtagtaactgatttttttatgaCACTTCTAGGGCATGATCTGATTATTCGCAGTTGAGGTTGGGGATTTGATAGTAACATACCTAGGGTCTCAGGCACAGATAGACCTTTGTGATGGTAAATACTTTGTCTTCTTGTGAACGTTATTGCCTCCTTCCAAAATCTGAAGCCAGTTTGACAAAGCTGATGTTTAAGACTATACTGATCATGTGAACAACATACTTCTAACTAAGTTACTGTGTCTCCTCTCCAGCAGGCAAATGGTGGTTTCTTGACAATGGGCTACTAAATATTACCAGCGTGTCTTTTGAAGACAGAGGTAAATACACATGTGTCGCATCTAATATGTATGGCAGTGTTAACAATACTGTGACGCTGAGGGTTGTTTTTACCTCCGGAGATATGGGAATCTATTACATGATTGTCTGCCTTGTAGCTTTTACCATTGTTATGATACTGAACATTACTCGGTTATGTATGATGAGCAGtcatctgaagaaaacagagaaagcaatcAATGAATTCTTCAGAACAGAAGGGGCAGAGAAACTCCAGAAAGCCTTTGAGATTGCGAAGCGTATCCCTATTATCACTTCAGCCAAAACGCTCGAGCTTGCCAAAGTAACCCAGTTCAAGACCATGGAATTTGCTCGCTATATTGAAGAGCTGGCTCGGAGCGTACCTTTGCCACCTCTCATCATGAACTGCAGGACTATAATGGAAGAAATTATGGAGGTTGTTGGTCTGGAGGAGCAAGGACAGAATTTTGTACGGCAGACAGCAGAAGGCCAGGAAACCACAGAAACAGATGAGCTGTATATGATCCCAAATGCTTTGAAGCGCAGTGACTCTCCCACGGCGGACTCTGACGCATCGTCACTGCACGAACCACCTCAACAGATTGCAATAAAAGTGTCGGTTCACCCGTTGTCCAAAAAGGACTGCATGGACGGTCACTCGCAAGAAAGCGTGCAGTTGGACACCAAGGAAGAAGACACTCCTCAAACACCAGCACTTCCCGCAGAGCCCACTCCTGAGCCTTCTGCCCAACTCAGTTCTGATGACACAGCATTGgcaaatgacaaaaatacatGCGTTATATATGAAAGCCATGTATGATAGTTACTCCTGAATCTATGCATAGCAGGAAAATCAGGTggagctcttttaaaaatacatattgtaCTTGCCGCTAAGCCTTATCTGGAGACTATCACAGCAAAAGCATGTATGTGGATTATTTGGCACTTTCTTCTCAGTTTGACTTTAGTTTACCATGATGTATGGCAGAGTAATTGCTattacattaatattaattGCTCTTTTCAATTAGGAGTATTTCCAAGAAACATTTACCTCAGCATTTTCTAGGTCGGAGTCACCTGTAGTGGCCTCCTGGAAGTCATTGGTAGTCTTTGATGTAGGACACTTGAACTTACTAAACATaaaactggttttcattttcctccttcactCTCATTATTCCCATCTAttgcatttttgcaaatattatcTTGTGAATTTGAAATATTGCCCAAGAGGCAGCACTCCAGTAGCCAAATAAAATCCTAATAGATCCCATTTACAAAGCCTGTTTGCTCAGCTGCATTGTGATTTAGAGGGCTATTAAAGAAagttaaaatgtttccatttcatttgagaCCGCACTGCTTAGGCACAAGGGAAAtagttttcccttttccatggAATGAAGATGCCaacagttggggtttttttcacgtCAAGAAACAACTTTGAGGtgtattttacagatgggaaagCCTGTAAACATCTTACAGAAAGTTGCAATcacaacagctctgcagagtttttttgcatatatttgaCCATTTCTTACTTTGCCAGAAGTTTATATGGAAAACAGCTGCAAATATGCAAGATGTCTTGTTTTGTAGTGATTTGGTAGGAGTAAGTATGCACTACTTTACCAGAAGATATGCAGGTTCCTTAACAGTCCTGCAAACGCCAGTAATTAGCTGGTGACAAGGCTGAAATGGCAGAAGACCCTTTTATTGGGATACTCAATTTTGTGTGGATTCATATTGTGAAAATCAAGCCTAAATTCATCTATAAGCTTAAGTTTGAAGTGTTTTAtccaaactaaaaaaagaaaaaatataatcaagTGTCCTGTGAAATTACAATGACGATCACACAAACTGTTTACTGTGTTATAATTGCTTTGGTATTTTAAGAACCTCCTACCTATGTAGGATGTTCACTGCTTGAGTACATGTGACTCTACCCCGGTAAAGCTTTAATGATCACAGTGATTGTGGCATTAAAAGGATCAGCATTTATGCCAGGAAATGCCAGGAGTGGAAGGGAAGTGATAATTTCTATTGCAGACAGACAATAAAAAGGACCTTCTCCAGGGTGAGTCTGGAAAGAAAGCACGTATAAGGGGGAGTTTGTGTAGGATTAATAGCATATTACTTAATTACCTGACACACATTTCATTTGGAACTAATGAACAAACTATCACCTTACAGTTTTTAAGAAGGACTGTAGTGTAAGTATAGATACTCAAAATAAATCTGGAATCAAGTatattgcagaaaaagaagtcaCTTAGGTCTATGGGGAGATGATGCATGGATGGCTCTCTGGACATTTTATTGAAGTAGCCACATCTACATAAGGTGTCTCTTGGAGGCAATCAGGTATATTAACTGCACGGGTAATTGAGACCAAACAAAGTCAATGTTGCAGCTATCTAAAAAAAACCTTGATAATGAACTGAAGTTTTATGTCAACTTCCTCACGTTCAAGTGCAGAGCTTCACTAGCAGTGTAATACAGAAACACCCCATGACTTACGTAGGTGATGCAGAGAAGGCTCCATATTTACCTTTCTATggttattaagaaaaaatacatgtttactAACGGAATTCAGATTTTGTGACCAACTTGTGAAAACGACAGCATTTAGTTGCCTAACGTTTGTTTATGCTCACCACAGTGGCAGGCATCTatacaaaatgcatttgcacATGCCCAAAAGGAAACATGCAAGGGCAAAGTCCCTTTAGGAATGTGGCTGGAAATATTTTAGTTCCAGTGAAGCAATATAAATCTAGAACACAGGGTAGATTAAGAGAATACCATAAAGAACCTCACTTCTGACCAGTGTGATTGAAAATACTACTGATGCAAACTGTTAACTTCTTGTCTGAGTCCAAAGTACATTTCTGTTTAGTGTTCAC includes these proteins:
- the MFAP3L gene encoding microfibrillar-associated protein 3-like isoform X1; this encodes MNILNSHHFLYFLPTTCLVILLAALTTAEDVTNSTFNRTDMNTGSVPVVISRIDHIIVKEGSSALIDCNVQGSPSPHYRWYNSNGHLLQGEENKAGKWWFLDNGLLNITSVSFEDRGKYTCVASNMYGSVNNTVTLRVVFTSGDMGIYYMIVCLVAFTIVMILNITRLCMMSSHLKKTEKAINEFFRTEGAEKLQKAFEIAKRIPIITSAKTLELAKVTQFKTMEFARYIEELARSVPLPPLIMNCRTIMEEIMEVVGLEEQGQNFVRQTAEGQETTETDELYMIPNALKRSDSPTADSDASSLHEPPQQIAIKVSVHPLSKKDCMDGHSQESVQLDTKEEDTPQTPALPAEPTPEPSAQLSSDDTALANDKNTCVIYESHV
- the MFAP3L gene encoding microfibrillar-associated protein 3-like isoform X2; protein product: MNTGSVPVVISRIDHIIVKEGSSALIDCNVQGSPSPHYRWYNSNGHLLQGEENKAGKWWFLDNGLLNITSVSFEDRGKYTCVASNMYGSVNNTVTLRVVFTSGDMGIYYMIVCLVAFTIVMILNITRLCMMSSHLKKTEKAINEFFRTEGAEKLQKAFEIAKRIPIITSAKTLELAKVTQFKTMEFARYIEELARSVPLPPLIMNCRTIMEEIMEVVGLEEQGQNFVRQTAEGQETTETDELYMIPNALKRSDSPTADSDASSLHEPPQQIAIKVSVHPLSKKDCMDGHSQESVQLDTKEEDTPQTPALPAEPTPEPSAQLSSDDTALANDKNTCVIYESHV